In one Mucilaginibacter sp. PAMB04168 genomic region, the following are encoded:
- a CDS encoding DUF5107 domain-containing protein, with the protein MPEGKKEASVSKELITLTTYPYSDPSPIPEFGRLYPYNRFDGYTNAGTPHSWEMIVLENEHIKLWINPAVGGKIWGAVEKRSGKEFIYFNHAAKFRDVAMRGPWTSGGMETNMGIIGHTPSCSAPVDYFTRSNADGSVSCFISATDWPSRSNWLIEINLPADTAFFLTRSSWYNNSQLEQSYYQWNNIGIKTNGDLEYVFPGHQRLGHDGKHFSWPQDEEGRAISDYEQNNFGEYKSYHVVGSYADFWGCYWHADNFGFGHSATYDDKPGKKIWIWGLSRYGMIWEDLLTDTDGQYTEVQSGRLFNQSIAQSSKTPFKHSSFLPHSFDNWAEYWFPIKDIDGLTYANEQLSFYLTCTTNGCQINICANQPLEGCLKIEDNGRMLLKQDIVFATLQTTCIPLQISETPENIKVWLNDELIFDATEQDYKLNRPVDIATGYDFESVQAICIQAKEWERQRFYERAVDEYRLCLKKDPFYTAALTGLAGVYIRQVKYAKALALVKKALAIDTYNAEANYLYGVVNARLGLYTDAKDGFSIACQSIQYRSASHTELAKVLLSQQQLTKSSSYIIKALQYNVYNWQALQLEVLVARLQGKHNNAKALAERLIQANPLDHLSRFEFYKLGTVSANDFNAGIKSEMPYETYLELSLFYFNVKQFETSIEILDFAPAYAMVCIWRAYVKGVSGDLPAAVKLLEESTLLGSDFVFSHREEDVDALTWAINTNDCWKFKYYLALAYIQMLRKEEALALLQQCNNEPDSYTFYIVKANLLREINFDAALSNLYRAYELAPTQWRTAFSLCNYLAVNKNWEEALQMAKKGYHVNAGNYYLGLQLANCLMHTSNFTEGIKLLQQLTVLPNEGASEGRNIWKEIHVFAALDEIKDNNLQQALHYINEARQWPENLGVGKPYEVDERLEAFIESYISLLKNGVNSTELTQYIIDYRKNHPGTPYSSNDFLSMYLMNVLGTGDNKEAILSSWLMHDQNDMAAQWAFSFLKGDYNALNTISAAEHKKRVPLPYEILFEDRSFQFIKEMHNRNFFSQYKNLITLQQPTPMLNKL; encoded by the coding sequence ATGCCTGAAGGTAAAAAGGAAGCAAGTGTTAGTAAAGAGTTAATTACTTTAACTACCTATCCTTATTCTGACCCAAGCCCGATACCCGAATTTGGCCGGCTTTACCCCTACAATCGTTTTGACGGTTACACGAATGCTGGTACCCCCCACTCTTGGGAAATGATTGTATTGGAAAATGAGCACATCAAACTATGGATAAACCCTGCTGTAGGAGGGAAAATATGGGGCGCTGTTGAAAAACGTAGTGGTAAAGAGTTTATCTACTTTAATCATGCAGCTAAATTTAGAGATGTAGCTATGCGTGGTCCCTGGACATCAGGCGGAATGGAAACCAATATGGGAATTATAGGTCACACTCCATCATGTTCAGCTCCGGTGGATTACTTTACCCGTAGTAACGCCGATGGTAGCGTAAGTTGCTTTATCAGCGCAACCGACTGGCCATCAAGATCTAATTGGTTAATTGAAATCAATCTGCCTGCTGATACCGCATTTTTCCTAACCAGATCCAGCTGGTATAATAACAGCCAATTAGAGCAATCCTATTACCAGTGGAACAATATAGGCATTAAAACTAATGGCGATCTGGAGTATGTTTTCCCTGGCCATCAAAGGCTCGGACATGATGGGAAGCATTTCAGCTGGCCTCAAGATGAAGAAGGTCGTGCGATATCCGACTATGAGCAAAATAACTTTGGCGAGTATAAGTCATATCACGTTGTTGGATCATATGCCGACTTTTGGGGTTGTTACTGGCATGCAGACAACTTCGGCTTCGGGCATTCAGCAACGTACGATGACAAGCCTGGTAAAAAAATATGGATCTGGGGGCTCTCTAGGTACGGAATGATATGGGAAGATTTACTAACCGACACCGATGGGCAGTATACAGAGGTGCAATCGGGCCGGTTGTTTAATCAAAGTATAGCTCAAAGTTCAAAAACCCCTTTTAAACATAGCTCGTTCTTACCGCATAGCTTTGATAATTGGGCAGAGTATTGGTTTCCTATAAAAGATATAGACGGTTTAACTTACGCTAATGAGCAGCTATCCTTTTATTTAACCTGTACAACTAATGGCTGCCAAATAAATATTTGCGCTAATCAACCATTAGAGGGCTGTTTGAAGATTGAGGATAACGGGAGGATGTTGTTGAAGCAAGATATTGTATTTGCTACGCTACAAACAACCTGCATACCACTACAAATATCAGAAACACCTGAGAACATAAAAGTTTGGCTTAACGACGAACTGATTTTTGATGCCACTGAACAAGATTATAAGCTAAACAGGCCTGTTGACATCGCTACCGGTTACGATTTTGAATCGGTACAGGCTATTTGCATTCAGGCTAAAGAGTGGGAACGACAACGTTTTTACGAACGTGCTGTTGATGAGTACCGGCTTTGCCTCAAAAAAGACCCGTTCTACACGGCAGCTTTAACCGGTTTAGCGGGTGTATACATTAGGCAGGTTAAATATGCCAAGGCTTTGGCACTAGTGAAAAAAGCTTTAGCTATTGATACTTACAATGCCGAAGCAAATTATCTGTACGGTGTTGTTAACGCCAGGTTAGGATTATATACAGATGCCAAGGATGGGTTTTCTATAGCCTGTCAGTCAATACAATATCGGTCTGCCAGCCATACCGAGCTAGCCAAGGTACTTTTAAGTCAGCAACAATTAACAAAATCGTCATCCTATATTATAAAGGCACTTCAGTACAACGTGTACAATTGGCAAGCCTTACAGTTAGAAGTGTTGGTTGCACGTTTGCAAGGTAAACATAACAATGCAAAAGCGCTGGCAGAAAGGTTAATACAGGCCAACCCGCTCGATCACCTTTCGCGTTTTGAATTTTACAAGCTTGGCACGGTGAGCGCCAATGACTTTAATGCAGGCATTAAAAGTGAAATGCCTTATGAAACATATCTTGAGCTAAGCCTATTTTACTTCAACGTAAAACAGTTCGAAACCAGCATTGAGATTTTGGACTTTGCCCCTGCCTATGCCATGGTATGTATTTGGAGGGCTTATGTTAAAGGTGTGTCAGGCGACTTACCAGCAGCTGTCAAGTTACTGGAAGAAAGTACTCTATTAGGTTCTGATTTTGTTTTTTCGCATCGCGAGGAAGATGTAGATGCGTTAACATGGGCAATAAATACAAACGATTGCTGGAAATTTAAATACTACCTTGCTTTGGCTTATATACAAATGCTGCGTAAAGAGGAAGCATTAGCGCTTCTACAGCAATGTAATAACGAACCTGATAGTTACACTTTTTACATAGTAAAAGCTAACCTGCTGCGCGAAATAAACTTCGATGCTGCACTGTCAAATCTGTATAGGGCATATGAACTGGCCCCTACCCAATGGCGAACCGCGTTCTCTTTATGTAATTACCTTGCTGTAAACAAAAATTGGGAAGAAGCATTACAAATGGCAAAGAAAGGTTACCACGTTAATGCGGGCAATTATTACCTTGGATTACAATTAGCCAATTGCTTAATGCATACCTCAAACTTTACCGAGGGTATTAAGCTATTGCAGCAACTTACCGTGCTGCCAAATGAAGGAGCATCTGAAGGAAGAAATATTTGGAAGGAAATTCATGTTTTTGCTGCACTTGACGAGATAAAAGACAACAATTTACAACAAGCACTTCATTATATAAATGAAGCCCGCCAGTGGCCCGAAAATTTAGGAGTAGGCAAACCGTATGAAGTAGATGAGCGCTTAGAGGCCTTTATCGAGAGCTATATTTCGCTTTTGAAAAACGGGGTAAATTCTACGGAGCTTACACAATATATAATAGATTACAGGAAAAACCATCCGGGGACGCCTTATAGCTCAAATGATTTTTTGAGCATGTACCTTATGAATGTGCTTGGAACGGGTGATAACAAAGAAGCTATTTTAAGCAGCTGGCTAATGCACGACCAAAATGACATGGCAGCACAGTGGGCGTTCTCGTTTTTAAAAGGCGACTATAATGCACTAAATACCATTAGCGCGGCAGAGCATAAAAAAAGAGTACCACTGCCTTATGAAATCTTATTCGAAGACAGATCCTTTCAATTTATCAAAGAGATGCATAACCGGAATTTCTTTAGCCAGTATAAAAACCTTATAACACTGCAACAGCCAACCCCAATGTTAAACAAATTGTAA
- a CDS encoding substrate-binding domain-containing protein, with protein sequence MKVNVRIKDIALKANVSTGTVDRVLHDRGNVNEKVKEKVLKIISEMKYEPNFIARALGSNKTYHLAALIPNHTVDSYWLAPKSGIEKAEKDLGKFGMQVHQFTFDPFNVKSFIEAAQNVSDSNPDGILLSPIFYREVLPFFEQWKKQNIPFVLFNTQIADFDPLSYIGQDSYQSGFLAGKLIHYGMQQPASILVAHIDEEISNAAHLLKKEQGLRNYFLHNNLSDRYNIIKAELKREDAATFKASLNQIFANTPDLKTVFVTTSKAHDIAKYLEQQNIQHVNIIGYDLLPQNVHYLNKGSISFLINQNPKGQGYWGINQLVEHLVFKKEVAAVKFLPLDIVTKENFNYYVDEDNI encoded by the coding sequence ATGAAGGTAAATGTTAGGATTAAGGATATTGCCCTAAAGGCGAATGTTTCTACAGGTACTGTTGACAGGGTTTTACATGATCGTGGCAATGTTAATGAAAAGGTAAAAGAAAAAGTGCTCAAGATTATCAGCGAGATGAAATATGAGCCTAACTTCATAGCCCGCGCGCTAGGTTCCAATAAAACATATCATTTAGCTGCTTTAATACCCAATCATACGGTCGACTCTTACTGGCTTGCCCCAAAATCAGGCATCGAAAAGGCGGAGAAAGACTTGGGTAAATTTGGCATGCAGGTTCACCAGTTTACGTTTGATCCATTCAATGTTAAATCTTTTATAGAAGCCGCTCAAAACGTTTCAGACAGTAACCCGGACGGCATATTATTATCGCCTATATTTTACCGGGAAGTATTGCCATTTTTTGAACAATGGAAGAAACAGAATATTCCGTTTGTGCTGTTTAACACCCAAATAGCTGATTTCGACCCGTTAAGCTACATAGGACAGGACTCTTACCAAAGTGGTTTTTTAGCCGGTAAACTGATACATTACGGCATGCAGCAACCAGCATCAATTCTGGTTGCGCACATTGACGAAGAGATAAGCAATGCAGCGCACTTGCTAAAAAAAGAACAAGGCTTACGCAATTACTTTTTGCATAATAACCTGAGCGACCGTTATAACATTATAAAAGCAGAGCTTAAACGCGAGGATGCTGCCACATTTAAAGCCAGCCTTAACCAAATTTTTGCTAACACACCCGATTTAAAAACCGTTTTTGTTACAACCTCCAAAGCTCATGATATTGCTAAATATTTAGAGCAGCAAAATATTCAGCATGTTAACATTATAGGTTACGACCTGCTACCGCAAAACGTTCATTACCTTAATAAGGGCAGTATAAGCTTTCTCATCAATCAAAACCCAAAGGGACAAGGTTACTGGGGTATAAACCAGCTTGTTGAACACCTCGTTTTTAAGAAAGAAGTGGCAGCCGTTAAATTTTTACCGTTGGATATTGTTACTAAAGAGAATTTTAATTACTACGTGGACGAAGACAACATCTAA
- a CDS encoding TIM barrel protein, with product MELLFFCTRWGQEDTPWESFCEKVKDAGFDGVETSLPLDENEIKFIQSTLSRHGLKLIGQHWDTVTPDFETHVNEFDLRLRSMAAALPLFITSHTGKDFFTFQQNEYLIERAQKISAETGVKIVHETHRGKFSFAAHVTQAYLQKYRDLRLTLDISHWYAVAESYLADQQTAVDLAVAHTDHIHARIGHAHGPQVTDPRSAEWEEVVATHIACWDRVINAHRIKGSEYLTVTAEFGPHPYMQLQPFSTTPVANQWDVNLYMKDLLKNRYK from the coding sequence TTGGAATTATTGTTTTTTTGCACCCGATGGGGCCAGGAAGATACCCCATGGGAATCTTTTTGTGAAAAGGTTAAAGACGCCGGCTTTGACGGTGTGGAAACCAGTTTACCACTTGATGAGAATGAGATTAAATTCATCCAATCAACATTAAGCAGGCATGGCTTAAAACTTATTGGGCAGCATTGGGACACGGTTACGCCTGATTTTGAAACGCATGTTAATGAATTTGACCTGCGGTTGCGGTCTATGGCTGCTGCCTTGCCTTTGTTCATTACGTCGCACACCGGAAAGGATTTTTTCACATTTCAGCAAAATGAATACTTAATTGAACGCGCTCAAAAAATAAGCGCTGAGACCGGTGTAAAAATTGTTCACGAAACGCATCGCGGCAAGTTTAGCTTCGCTGCACATGTAACGCAGGCATATCTGCAAAAATATCGTGATTTGAGACTAACACTCGATATATCTCACTGGTACGCAGTGGCCGAAAGTTACCTGGCCGATCAGCAAACGGCGGTTGATTTGGCCGTTGCACATACCGACCATATTCATGCCCGTATAGGCCACGCTCATGGACCTCAGGTTACTGATCCGCGTTCGGCTGAATGGGAGGAAGTTGTGGCGACGCATATTGCCTGTTGGGATAGGGTGATAAATGCGCATAGAATTAAGGGCTCAGAATATTTAACTGTTACTGCAGAGTTTGGCCCTCATCCATATATGCAGTTACAGCCATTTAGTACCACACCGGTAGCTAATCAGTGGGATGTAAATTTGTACATGAAAGACTTGTTAAAAAACAGATATAAGTAA
- a CDS encoding carbohydrate-binding family 9-like protein has protein sequence MPVEQHLKIFYLQPYHEGTSIADIVSAMDDLPKHAIAKAPWVDYQYKPDCAFAIAHGNSNIYIKFFVVEDAVLARFTTPNSLVYKDSCVEFFIAFNNEQSYYNLEFNCLGTAYVGYGSGKTQREAAPVPIVERIKSSCLLRSADGKFKWELTLVIPTDTFYRHSSPQLLQLDAKCNFYKCGDDMPVPHYLCWNNIVSDAPEFHLPDFFAKASFIPQS, from the coding sequence ATGCCTGTTGAACAACATTTGAAGATCTTTTACCTGCAACCTTACCACGAAGGCACATCCATTGCCGATATTGTATCGGCGATGGATGATTTGCCTAAACACGCCATAGCAAAAGCCCCTTGGGTAGATTATCAATATAAGCCCGACTGTGCTTTTGCAATAGCGCACGGTAACAGTAATATATATATCAAATTTTTTGTTGTTGAAGATGCTGTGTTGGCAAGGTTTACAACACCTAATAGTTTGGTTTATAAGGATTCGTGCGTTGAATTTTTTATAGCATTCAACAATGAGCAAAGTTACTATAATCTCGAGTTTAACTGTCTGGGTACCGCTTACGTTGGTTATGGGTCAGGTAAAACCCAACGGGAGGCTGCGCCAGTTCCTATTGTTGAGCGGATAAAAAGTAGTTGTTTATTGCGTTCTGCTGATGGTAAATTTAAATGGGAGCTTACGCTGGTAATACCTACAGATACATTTTACCGACACAGCAGCCCACAATTATTGCAACTTGATGCTAAATGTAATTTTTACAAATGCGGAGATGATATGCCGGTTCCACATTATTTGTGCTGGAACAATATTGTTTCTGACGCTCCGGAATTCCACTTACCCGATTTTTTTGCGAAGGCCAGTTTTATTCCTCAATCTTAG
- a CDS encoding phytanoyl-CoA dioxygenase family protein, translating into MENQQLVDLSEHHQLVSDFFKWPANKEEWEQYKLTQDQIDFFNENGYLSNIKFLEEWQVDQLNNELAAIAEPDHPKHSLFYQFFSNASTDENSVLFHALGAWRLTPGFHDILWNPAFVMAASQLLGDKAVRFWHDQLFCKPANHGGVVAWHQDYSYWTRTSPLQHLTCWVALDDATTENGCMYYVPGSQRWGLLEKPELAGEMDGLMEFLTEEQKAAFTPIPIELKRGYGTFHHPLLVHGSYENKSTRSRRAFVLNMFADGTITNSDKELMPGTPPIPKGNKIEGQFFPIIIDPATL; encoded by the coding sequence ATGGAAAACCAGCAATTAGTAGATCTTTCGGAACACCACCAATTGGTATCTGATTTTTTTAAATGGCCTGCAAACAAAGAAGAGTGGGAACAATACAAGCTCACCCAGGATCAGATAGACTTTTTTAATGAGAATGGCTACTTAAGTAATATAAAATTTTTAGAAGAATGGCAGGTAGACCAACTTAATAATGAGCTTGCTGCTATTGCCGAGCCCGATCATCCCAAACACTCCCTGTTCTATCAATTTTTCTCAAATGCATCAACTGATGAAAATTCGGTGTTGTTTCATGCACTTGGTGCATGGCGTCTTACACCCGGGTTTCATGACATATTATGGAATCCGGCTTTTGTGATGGCTGCAAGTCAATTATTGGGCGATAAAGCTGTTCGTTTTTGGCATGATCAATTATTTTGCAAGCCGGCCAATCATGGAGGCGTAGTAGCCTGGCATCAGGATTATTCGTACTGGACGCGTACCTCCCCACTGCAGCACCTTACTTGCTGGGTAGCGCTTGACGATGCAACAACCGAAAATGGCTGCATGTATTATGTACCGGGCAGCCAGCGTTGGGGCCTTTTGGAAAAGCCTGAGCTTGCCGGCGAAATGGACGGTTTAATGGAGTTTTTAACAGAAGAACAGAAAGCGGCATTTACCCCCATACCTATTGAGTTAAAACGTGGTTATGGTACGTTTCACCATCCGCTTTTGGTGCACGGATCGTATGAGAATAAGTCAACACGCTCGCGCAGGGCGTTTGTGTTAAATATGTTTGCCGACGGTACCATCACTAATTCTGACAAGGAACTTATGCCCGGTACTCCTCCTATTCCGAAGGGGAATAAAATAGAGGGCCAGTTTTTTCCCATTATTATTGACCCGGCTACCCTATAA
- a CDS encoding sugar MFS transporter — MVNATANLSEPTAKGGYAKQIGTVGAFFFIFGFVTWVNGTLIPYLLIACQLEEWQAYLVTFAFYISYTIMALPSSKILQRTGMIKGMRLGLIIMAFGCLIFIPAALMRYYPIFLLGLFVVGTGTTLLQTAVNPYITLLGPAHKAAQRMSIMGICNKLAGVIAPIILGAIILNNAGDLIKELAQYSPANKVLRLNELARAVIMPYTVLCIILLTIAFGIKYAHLPEIKPVAAADTGQPINQKNSVNFLLGFVAVFCTVGLEVLAGDTIGNYGLYHGFNLNIAKSLTSYTLAFTVIGYLFGSFAIPKFITQEKAFLYSAILGLIIAVLVIITPGKTSIAFVALLGLSNALLWPAIWPQALKGLSGAQLSRGSALLIMGVAGGAIMPLIYGWLARLTNNQAAYMLLIPCYLFNLYYCLRGSWFTTKTNR, encoded by the coding sequence ATGGTTAACGCTACAGCTAATTTAAGTGAACCAACCGCTAAAGGCGGTTATGCAAAGCAGATAGGCACTGTTGGTGCTTTTTTTTTCATATTTGGTTTTGTAACCTGGGTTAACGGTACACTTATTCCTTACTTGCTCATTGCCTGTCAGCTCGAAGAGTGGCAGGCCTACCTTGTAACATTTGCCTTTTATATATCATACACGATAATGGCGCTTCCATCAAGCAAAATTTTGCAGCGTACAGGTATGATCAAGGGGATGCGGTTAGGTCTGATAATTATGGCTTTTGGCTGTCTTATATTTATTCCGGCCGCTTTGATGCGTTACTACCCTATATTTTTGCTAGGTTTATTTGTGGTGGGTACTGGCACAACGTTGTTGCAAACGGCAGTTAATCCATATATAACTTTACTTGGGCCCGCTCATAAGGCAGCACAACGCATGAGCATTATGGGCATTTGCAATAAGCTAGCAGGTGTGATTGCACCTATTATTTTAGGCGCTATCATCTTAAACAACGCCGGGGATCTGATCAAAGAACTAGCGCAATATTCTCCAGCCAATAAAGTATTACGGCTTAATGAGCTCGCCCGTGCGGTTATAATGCCCTATACGGTACTATGCATAATACTTTTGACAATCGCATTTGGCATTAAATACGCACATCTTCCCGAAATTAAACCAGTTGCAGCCGCAGACACCGGCCAACCGATAAATCAAAAAAACAGTGTGAATTTTTTGTTGGGATTTGTTGCCGTTTTTTGCACCGTAGGCCTGGAAGTTTTGGCTGGAGACACTATCGGCAACTATGGCCTATATCATGGATTCAATTTAAACATCGCCAAAAGTCTCACCTCTTATACACTGGCATTTACCGTTATTGGCTACTTATTTGGTTCTTTTGCCATCCCTAAATTTATAACACAAGAAAAAGCATTTCTTTATTCAGCTATTTTAGGCCTTATTATAGCCGTATTGGTTATCATTACTCCCGGCAAAACCTCTATTGCGTTTGTAGCATTACTAGGGCTGTCTAACGCATTACTATGGCCTGCTATATGGCCGCAAGCACTAAAAGGGTTAAGCGGTGCACAGTTAAGCCGGGGCTCGGCGTTATTAATTATGGGTGTTGCAGGCGGTGCTATTATGCCCCTGATTTATGGCTGGCTTGCACGACTAACCAACAATCAGGCCGCCTATATGCTATTGATCCCTTGTTACCTTTTTAATTTGTACTACTGCTTACGCGGTAGTTGGTTCACAACAAAAACTAATAGATAA